The following proteins come from a genomic window of Flavobacteriaceae bacterium MAR_2010_188:
- a CDS encoding Mechanosensitive ion channel — translation MQNTSKSAGDTTVTESFMTFYDRLIEQLPRIGMGLLIIVLGILIAGWTGQFAKRRISAHSKDPLMSRFLGQAIKYILIIISIMIALQAAGLGGIATGILTAAGASAVVLGFAFKDIGENFIAGIILAFNRPYDVNDTVSIGENFGKIKELSFRYTKLKTFDGRDVYIPNSDVLTKPVTNYTEDGFFRWDFIVGIAYENDITGAKQTILDALRSEPDVMEDEDHVNFVVEEQLATSTVNLKVYFWVDTKDFRRSALITKGNVIRRVKEALAENGYSMPADIQEIKLYGAESDFSIRLNQVEDDKGLKPKA, via the coding sequence ATGCAAAATACATCTAAAAGCGCGGGAGACACCACCGTGACTGAATCCTTTATGACTTTTTACGATAGGCTTATAGAACAATTGCCCAGAATCGGAATGGGTTTGTTGATTATTGTCCTCGGAATTCTAATAGCTGGTTGGACCGGTCAATTTGCAAAACGCCGTATTTCTGCACATTCTAAAGATCCTTTGATGAGTCGATTTTTGGGCCAAGCAATAAAGTATATCCTAATAATTATTTCAATCATGATTGCGTTACAAGCTGCAGGGTTGGGCGGCATTGCAACTGGAATTCTTACCGCTGCCGGCGCAAGTGCCGTCGTTCTTGGATTTGCCTTTAAGGATATAGGCGAAAATTTTATTGCCGGAATCATCCTTGCATTTAATCGACCTTACGATGTTAATGATACAGTATCGATTGGTGAAAATTTCGGTAAAATTAAGGAACTTTCATTTCGTTATACAAAACTGAAGACCTTTGATGGACGTGATGTTTATATTCCTAATAGCGATGTATTGACCAAACCGGTAACCAACTATACCGAAGATGGTTTTTTTAGATGGGATTTTATCGTAGGTATCGCTTATGAAAATGATATAACAGGTGCTAAGCAAACAATTTTAGATGCTCTGCGGTCCGAGCCAGACGTTATGGAAGATGAAGATCATGTAAATTTTGTTGTAGAGGAACAACTTGCAACCAGTACTGTAAATCTTAAAGTCTACTTTTGGGTGGATACAAAAGATTTTAGAAGAAGTGCATTAATTACCAAGGGTAATGTGATTAGAAGAGTCAAAGAAGCACTAGCCGAAAATGGTTATTCAATGCCGGCAGACATTCAAGAAATTAAATTATACGGCGCTGAAAGCGATTTTAGTATTAGGCTAAATCAGGTTGAAGATGATAAAGGTTTAAAGCCTAAAGCTTAA
- a CDS encoding threonine synthase-related protein: protein MILRDGVKSSENKVSAETLKLSEFVKDDSKSLIDRLESYEDIINLEVGDTGLNRVKTLEREFNIRQLYIKYEGDNPTGTQKDRIAFAQVYDALRRRYDIVSLATCGNYGVAMALAANLAGLHCKIYIPESYHTDRIKEMQELNAEIIRIPGSYEDVVKQSSIDAEKHKWYDANPGGANTPIQISAYSQIAFEIVEELGDAPKYCAAPVSNGTLFAGIYRGFVSQYKRGKTSRIPKMLAASSTKKNPIIESFKLGLDYCKDLNPEAIKETKYNEPLINWHSFDGEEALYALRESNGEAFNISDKKMIQMSSFILKKEGLRILPASTAGLIGLLELDEKLDFEPDRFVAILTAKY, encoded by the coding sequence ATGATATTAAGAGATGGAGTAAAATCGTCGGAAAACAAAGTCTCCGCCGAAACTTTAAAGTTGAGTGAATTCGTTAAGGATGACAGTAAATCTCTTATCGACCGCTTAGAAAGCTACGAGGATATTATAAACCTAGAGGTTGGTGACACGGGGCTTAACCGCGTAAAAACGCTAGAAAGAGAGTTTAATATTCGTCAGCTTTATATAAAATATGAAGGCGATAACCCTACCGGTACCCAAAAGGACCGGATTGCTTTTGCCCAAGTCTACGATGCCCTGAGGCGAAGATACGACATTGTATCTCTCGCCACTTGTGGAAATTATGGAGTAGCGATGGCGCTGGCTGCAAATCTTGCCGGTTTACATTGTAAAATTTATATTCCAGAATCGTATCATACCGATAGGATCAAGGAAATGCAAGAACTTAATGCGGAAATAATCCGGATTCCGGGCAGTTATGAAGATGTGGTTAAACAAAGCAGTATTGATGCCGAAAAACACAAATGGTACGATGCCAATCCGGGTGGTGCAAATACACCGATTCAAATTAGTGCCTATTCGCAAATAGCTTTTGAGATTGTAGAGGAGTTAGGAGATGCACCAAAATATTGTGCCGCACCTGTGTCTAACGGAACCCTTTTTGCGGGAATCTATCGAGGATTTGTAAGTCAATATAAAAGAGGAAAAACGTCTAGAATTCCTAAAATGCTAGCGGCTTCTTCAACTAAAAAAAATCCGATTATAGAATCCTTCAAATTAGGATTAGATTATTGCAAGGACCTAAACCCTGAAGCTATCAAAGAAACAAAATACAATGAGCCGTTGATCAATTGGCACAGTTTCGATGGTGAAGAAGCGCTTTATGCGCTCCGTGAATCCAATGGCGAAGCCTTCAACATTAGCGATAAGAAAATGATACAGATGAGCAGTTTCATCTTAAAAAAAGAAGGTCTAAGAATTTTACCCGCATCGACTGCTGGTTTAATTGGCCTATTAGAATTAGACGAAAAACTGGATTTTGAGCCAGATAGGTTCGTCGCAATATTAACAGCAAAATATTAA
- a CDS encoding Uncharacterized conserved protein, NAD-dependent epimerase/dehydratase family, giving the protein MKETIDGNALVYCQGAFNTPNGKTAHGLVRFTERYNVVGVLDSNYAGKDAGEVLDNNPNGIPIFKDIDSAMENFNSNNISVRSLVIGLAPDGGRLPSEAKGSIKKALEMGWNVDSGLHDFLSNDPDMVALANSKDVKIRDVRKTPDRDKLHFFTGDIESVDCLKLAVLGTDSAIGKRTTAWILVHGFRNAGLKAEMIGTGQTAWMQGAKYSMVMDSCINDFVSGEIEHAVVSAYNEEHPDVIVIEGQGSLMNPAYPGGFEILAAGRPDYVILQHAPKRVEYDGFPGYRLHSLKEQINAIEVISGRKVIAITVNHEEMSPEEILPACEKIEKETGLPTFDVLAHGASELINVLKAKIK; this is encoded by the coding sequence ATGAAAGAAACAATAGATGGCAATGCCTTGGTTTATTGCCAAGGTGCCTTTAATACTCCAAACGGCAAGACCGCTCACGGATTAGTAAGATTCACTGAAAGATATAATGTAGTCGGAGTTCTAGATAGCAATTATGCCGGCAAAGATGCGGGTGAGGTTTTGGATAATAATCCGAACGGCATTCCGATTTTTAAGGATATTGATAGTGCGATGGAAAATTTTAATTCGAATAATATAAGTGTCCGTTCTTTAGTCATCGGGCTTGCCCCAGATGGCGGACGTTTACCATCTGAAGCGAAAGGCTCAATAAAAAAAGCTCTAGAAATGGGTTGGAATGTTGATAGTGGACTTCACGATTTCTTAAGCAACGATCCAGATATGGTAGCTTTAGCAAATTCAAAGGATGTAAAAATCCGGGATGTGAGAAAAACTCCAGACCGCGACAAACTTCACTTTTTTACGGGCGATATCGAGAGTGTTGATTGCTTAAAGTTAGCGGTACTCGGAACGGATTCGGCCATTGGTAAACGCACAACTGCTTGGATTTTGGTTCATGGTTTTAGGAATGCTGGTTTAAAAGCTGAAATGATTGGTACTGGCCAAACTGCTTGGATGCAAGGTGCAAAATACTCAATGGTTATGGATAGCTGTATTAACGATTTTGTGTCGGGCGAGATAGAGCATGCGGTTGTAAGTGCTTACAATGAAGAGCATCCCGACGTGATTGTTATAGAAGGGCAGGGGAGTCTAATGAATCCCGCTTATCCGGGTGGATTCGAAATCTTGGCGGCAGGACGACCAGATTACGTGATTCTTCAACATGCTCCAAAAAGAGTTGAGTATGATGGTTTTCCAGGTTATAGACTTCATTCTCTAAAAGAACAGATTAATGCCATTGAAGTTATTTCGGGAAGAAAAGTCATTGCAATTACCGTAAATCACGAAGAGATGTCGCCAGAGGAAATTCTTCCAGCCTGTGAAAAAATTGAAAAAGAAACCGGATTACCGACTTTTGACGTTCTTGCGCACGGAGCTTCAGAATTAATAAATGTGCTAAAAGCCAAAATTAAATGA